From a region of the Teredinibacter turnerae genome:
- a CDS encoding Hsp20/alpha crystallin family protein, whose product MNIQQLNPWNWFKHEQNNVAKAQVPVQKNSARNSPLADDETFPPILRLHREIDRLFDDLFFGFGFGSSPANFLQGVSGSGFSPQITIAGGDRHYDIELEVPGLGEQDLSVELQGDLLLIRGEKQETSESDDKHFYRVERRYGKFQRTLNLPADANRDDITAELKNGVLKLSIARTAVAPKDVKKIAIH is encoded by the coding sequence ATGAATATTCAGCAATTAAATCCCTGGAACTGGTTTAAACACGAACAAAATAACGTGGCGAAGGCACAGGTGCCGGTGCAGAAGAATTCGGCCCGCAACAGTCCGCTCGCCGACGATGAAACTTTTCCCCCAATCCTGCGTCTACATCGGGAAATTGACCGTCTGTTTGACGATTTGTTTTTCGGCTTTGGTTTTGGCAGCTCACCGGCTAATTTCCTGCAGGGCGTTTCGGGTAGTGGTTTTAGCCCGCAGATTACCATCGCCGGTGGCGACCGCCACTACGATATCGAACTGGAAGTGCCTGGGTTGGGCGAACAGGATCTGAGCGTGGAATTGCAAGGCGACCTGTTGCTCATTCGTGGCGAAAAACAGGAAACATCTGAAAGCGACGACAAACATTTTTATCGCGTGGAGCGCCGCTACGGCAAATTTCAACGCACATTGAATTTGCCTGCCGATGCGAATCGCGATGATATTACTGCAGAGCTGAAAAATGGCGTGCTTAAATTGTCCATTGCTCGCACTGCGGTGGCACCTAAGGATGTGAAAAAAATCGCCATCCACTAA
- a CDS encoding DegQ family serine endoprotease — MLNRPQLRQWLIVACALLMGAASTPGFAALPMTDSQGEQLPSLAPMLKKVNSAVVNIATYSTLQYKENPLLNDPFFRRFFNVPDDYQQQQPRSRKQQQSAGSGVIVNAKDGIVMTNFHVVKDAEEVMVSLIDGRAFKAEVLGKDPGLDIAVLKIDADDLTDIPLANSSEMEVGDFVVAIGNPFGLGQTVTTGVVSALGRSGLGIEGFENFIQTDASINPGNSGGALVNLRGELIGINTAIIAPAGGNVGIGFAIPINMAEASMTQILDHGEVRRGQIGVGIQDITPDLRQAFNLDKGVHGVLITNVLEDSPAEDAGLKSGDIIIGVDKEKTLSAGQLRSQLGMVPVGDKVKLTVLRNGKTKTITTKVGSPDDLLASNTEMHPLLEGAKFEESQDPSAIEVVSLAPSSVAAASGLRPGDLITSVNRVRVKSLTEFKQALDASKDSILLHVNRRGGSFYLVIR; from the coding sequence ATGTTAAACAGACCTCAGCTAAGGCAGTGGTTAATCGTCGCTTGTGCCTTACTTATGGGAGCTGCATCCACGCCGGGCTTCGCCGCTCTACCCATGACAGATTCTCAGGGTGAACAATTGCCGTCGCTGGCTCCCATGCTGAAAAAAGTCAATTCCGCGGTTGTGAATATTGCCACCTACTCCACCCTGCAATACAAAGAAAACCCGCTACTCAACGACCCTTTCTTTCGCCGTTTTTTTAATGTGCCCGACGACTATCAACAGCAGCAGCCTCGTTCGCGCAAGCAGCAGCAGAGCGCGGGTTCGGGGGTGATTGTTAATGCCAAAGACGGAATCGTAATGACCAATTTTCACGTGGTGAAAGACGCGGAAGAAGTCATGGTGAGCCTCATTGACGGTCGCGCTTTTAAAGCTGAAGTCTTAGGTAAAGATCCTGGCCTCGATATCGCCGTTTTAAAGATCGATGCCGACGATTTAACTGATATTCCGCTGGCCAACTCCAGCGAGATGGAAGTAGGCGATTTTGTGGTCGCCATCGGCAACCCGTTCGGCCTTGGCCAAACAGTCACCACCGGTGTGGTGAGCGCGCTAGGTCGCAGTGGCTTGGGCATTGAAGGTTTCGAGAATTTTATTCAAACCGATGCATCGATTAACCCCGGCAACTCCGGTGGTGCGCTGGTAAATTTACGCGGCGAACTTATCGGCATTAACACGGCGATTATTGCACCGGCCGGCGGCAACGTAGGTATTGGTTTTGCGATCCCCATCAATATGGCTGAAGCCAGCATGACCCAAATTCTTGATCACGGCGAAGTACGTCGCGGGCAAATTGGCGTTGGTATTCAGGACATTACGCCGGATTTACGCCAGGCGTTTAATTTGGATAAAGGCGTGCACGGTGTGTTGATAACCAATGTGCTCGAAGACTCTCCAGCGGAAGACGCCGGGTTGAAATCTGGCGACATTATTATTGGTGTCGACAAGGAAAAAACATTGTCTGCCGGTCAGCTGCGCAGTCAGCTTGGTATGGTGCCTGTGGGCGACAAGGTGAAATTGACTGTATTGCGCAATGGCAAAACCAAAACGATTACCACCAAGGTAGGGTCGCCGGATGATCTGTTGGCATCCAATACAGAGATGCATCCTTTGCTGGAAGGTGCGAAGTTTGAAGAAAGCCAGGACCCTTCCGCGATTGAAGTGGTGTCACTTGCACCCAGTTCGGTGGCCGCGGCCAGTGGTTTGCGCCCCGGCGATCTCATCACCAGTGTGAATCGCGTCCGCGTGAAGAGCCTGACCGAGTTTAAACAGGCACTGGATGCCAGCAAAGATTCGATCCTGCTGCATGTGAATCGCCGTGGTGGGTCTTTCTATCTCGTTATTCGTTAG
- a CDS encoding GNAT family N-acetyltransferase, producing MGPEAECGHQSHPSIQIVRYQPRYAVACGALVRASFERFVAADISPEGQNHFFSIVARVLGDDRAAYTTFCALRNEEPVGIISMRETCHLSLFFCEPGSMGHGLGRMMLSALERHLISAHPAGCELTVNSSLFAVNIYRRLGFKVCGEPTSNNGILFQSMVKSIQPPERACVNDNV from the coding sequence ATGGGGCCAGAGGCAGAGTGCGGGCACCAGAGCCACCCGTCAATTCAGATAGTGCGTTACCAGCCAAGATATGCTGTGGCGTGCGGCGCACTGGTGCGGGCAAGCTTCGAGCGGTTTGTTGCCGCGGATATCAGCCCTGAGGGACAGAATCATTTTTTCAGCATTGTTGCGCGCGTGCTCGGCGACGACCGTGCCGCATATACTACCTTCTGTGCGCTGCGCAATGAGGAGCCAGTCGGCATCATCTCAATGCGTGAGACGTGCCACCTGAGCCTGTTTTTTTGTGAGCCGGGGAGCATGGGCCATGGCCTGGGGCGGATGATGCTTTCGGCACTGGAGCGGCATCTCATTAGCGCGCACCCGGCGGGTTGTGAACTTACCGTGAATTCGTCACTGTTTGCCGTTAACATTTATCGCCGGCTGGGGTTTAAGGTGTGCGGTGAGCCCACATCGAACAATGGCATCCTTTTTCAATCGATGGTGAAATCTATCCAGCCCCCGGAGCGCGCTTGCGTAAACGATAATGTGTAA
- a CDS encoding mechanosensitive ion channel family protein, whose translation MKLLIIIALTIAMVFTTRLVRDWMIRLGQKKSVDAYRVSYITKTLNFAILIVFVMIIVSFLGLQYSQVTIFLSSIFAVLGVALFAQWSILSNITASLIIFFSFPYRVGEHIKVVDKDDDISGTVEGIGLFHVIIRRGDDLITYPNTLILQKAVIKKSDTSVPAPAAPLDEN comes from the coding sequence ATGAAATTGTTAATTATTATCGCTTTAACCATCGCCATGGTGTTTACCACTCGCCTGGTCAGAGACTGGATGATCCGGCTCGGCCAAAAAAAATCAGTGGATGCTTACAGGGTGAGCTACATTACCAAAACCCTTAATTTTGCGATTTTAATCGTTTTCGTAATGATTATTGTGAGCTTTCTGGGACTCCAGTATTCACAGGTGACTATTTTCCTTTCATCCATTTTCGCCGTGCTGGGTGTGGCGCTGTTTGCGCAGTGGTCCATTCTTTCGAACATTACCGCGAGTTTAATTATATTTTTCAGTTTTCCTTACCGGGTGGGTGAACACATCAAGGTGGTTGATAAAGACGATGATATCAGCGGTACTGTTGAGGGGATTGGTCTGTTTCACGTAATTATCCGCCGAGGCGACGATCTGATTACTTACCCCAATACGTTAATTTTACAAAAAGCGGTAATTAAAAAGTCGGACACTTCAGTGCCTGCGCCTGCCGCGCCTTTAGACGAAAACTAA
- a CDS encoding DUF808 domain-containing protein — translation MAAGSLLALLDDIVTVLDDVSVMTKVAAKKTAGVLGDDLALNAEQVSGVRAERELPVVWAVFKGSVLNKIILVPAALLISALAPWLVTYLLMLGGLYLCYEGVEKVWHAIAHRDANAAHNEELKQTLRNPQGDLKAFEEQKIKGAIRTDFVLSAEIIVIALGTVAAASFLNQVIVVSLIAAVMTVGVYGVVAFIVKLDDMGLALMQRRGTSRWAKLKRRFGAALLAFCPWLMKGLSVLGTAAMFLVGGGILVHGIGILHHLVEHLQLPWPGLMNILLNLIVGMVTGTLALLIMTGIQRLRGA, via the coding sequence ATGGCTGCAGGAAGCCTTCTCGCGCTGCTAGACGATATTGTGACCGTCCTGGACGACGTGTCGGTAATGACTAAGGTTGCGGCAAAAAAAACCGCAGGTGTGCTGGGCGACGACCTGGCGCTCAATGCTGAGCAGGTCAGCGGTGTTCGTGCCGAACGGGAGCTGCCCGTGGTGTGGGCAGTTTTTAAAGGTTCGGTGCTCAACAAAATTATTCTGGTTCCCGCTGCACTATTGATTAGCGCCTTGGCGCCATGGCTGGTGACTTACTTGCTAATGCTGGGCGGGTTATACCTCTGTTACGAGGGAGTCGAAAAAGTTTGGCATGCTATCGCACACAGAGATGCGAATGCGGCACACAATGAAGAACTGAAACAAACGTTACGCAACCCGCAGGGCGATCTAAAAGCGTTTGAAGAACAAAAAATCAAAGGGGCCATTCGCACCGACTTTGTTTTGTCTGCGGAAATTATTGTAATCGCCTTGGGAACTGTGGCTGCAGCCAGTTTTCTTAATCAGGTGATTGTCGTCAGCCTTATAGCAGCGGTAATGACGGTGGGTGTTTATGGCGTGGTGGCTTTTATCGTTAAGTTGGATGACATGGGGCTGGCGCTGATGCAACGTCGGGGCACTAGCCGGTGGGCGAAATTGAAACGGCGATTTGGGGCAGCGCTGCTGGCGTTTTGCCCCTGGTTGATGAAGGGGCTCTCGGTGCTCGGTACCGCAGCCATGTTTTTGGTCGGTGGCGGCATATTGGTACACGGGATCGGCATCCTGCACCACCTGGTGGAGCATTTGCAGCTGCCGTGGCCTGGATTAATGAACATCCTACTCAATTTAATCGTCGGCATGGTTACTGGCACCCTGGCCCTGTTAATCATGACTGGCATCCAGCGCCTGCGTGGCGCCTGA